In Acinetobacter pittii, one genomic interval encodes:
- the dusC gene encoding tRNA dihydrouridine synthase, which produces MKLILAPMEGLTDPIMRDTLTSVGDFDWCVTEFIRVTDSILPDHIYYSFCPELKNDGKTAAGTPVHVQFLGNNPDMLAANAAKVVELGAPAIDLNFGCPAKTVNRHRGGSVLLDEPDVVHLLIKAVRDAVPAHIPVSAKMRLGYLDENHTMENAHAVEDAGASWLTVHARTKADGYTPPAYWEKILPIKEALKINVIANGEIWTNADARACQQQSGCEDLMIGRGAVTTPDLTQCIRQNMDEALFTWEQLVDLQIRFLNGQAKTEIGMVGRYKQWLGMMTKAYPQAKELWDQVKRIKALEEIVQQLEHTRSDNI; this is translated from the coding sequence GTGAAACTCATACTCGCTCCAATGGAAGGTTTAACTGACCCGATCATGCGGGATACACTCACATCTGTTGGTGATTTCGACTGGTGTGTGACCGAGTTTATTCGCGTTACAGACAGTATTTTGCCAGACCATATTTACTATAGTTTTTGCCCAGAATTAAAAAATGACGGTAAAACAGCAGCTGGTACACCTGTTCATGTTCAGTTCTTAGGGAACAACCCAGATATGCTGGCAGCAAATGCAGCAAAAGTCGTTGAACTAGGTGCACCCGCAATCGACCTTAATTTCGGTTGTCCTGCAAAAACCGTTAATCGACATCGCGGTGGTTCAGTACTTCTTGATGAACCAGATGTAGTACATCTGCTCATTAAAGCTGTTCGAGATGCAGTACCTGCGCACATCCCTGTTTCAGCAAAAATGCGTTTAGGTTATCTCGATGAAAACCACACCATGGAAAATGCTCATGCGGTTGAAGATGCCGGTGCAAGCTGGTTAACCGTACACGCTCGAACTAAAGCAGATGGCTATACGCCACCCGCTTATTGGGAAAAAATTCTGCCTATTAAAGAAGCTTTGAAAATTAATGTCATTGCTAACGGTGAAATCTGGACCAATGCTGATGCTAGGGCTTGCCAGCAACAATCTGGGTGTGAAGACCTCATGATTGGCCGTGGTGCGGTGACTACTCCAGATTTAACCCAATGTATTCGCCAAAATATGGATGAAGCACTATTTACTTGGGAACAACTCGTTGACTTACAAATTCGATTTTTAAACGGTCAGGCAAAAACAGAAATTGGAATGGTAGGTCGTTATAAGCAATGGTTAGGTATGATGACCAAAGCTTATCCACAAGCAAAAGAATTATGGGACCAAGTGAAACGTATTAAAGCTTTAGAGGAAATTGTTCAACAATTAGAACACACCAGATCAGACAATATTTAA
- a CDS encoding DUF6160 family protein has translation MKKISTLILALCATVTHAELQTLDNEALQAINGQAGADLSLMLNLNQTSNGIFDNGSGGVCENVEFCHIGLAINKRFVQADPSKPSGWAENSDSGNKLWLVFKGVQGTLNIQKMGLDGADLKYLDKNNTEMIKPAIQLSFSAAQPILIRNFGFNALSIEQDNFTSSTTAQGSSANMYDYAYFKKPTYAATANSANQQVATATPSAYDHGRETGFMGLMMNGNLAIQGKVMVFSCDGSHPRC, from the coding sequence ATGAAAAAAATAAGTACCTTAATCCTCGCTCTTTGTGCAACTGTCACTCATGCAGAGCTACAAACTTTAGATAATGAAGCATTACAGGCCATAAATGGCCAAGCAGGTGCTGATTTGTCTTTAATGCTTAATTTAAACCAGACATCTAACGGTATATTTGACAATGGTAGTGGTGGTGTCTGTGAGAATGTAGAGTTCTGTCATATTGGGTTGGCAATTAACAAACGTTTTGTACAGGCAGATCCGTCGAAACCAAGTGGTTGGGCTGAAAATAGTGATAGTGGCAATAAACTTTGGCTTGTATTTAAAGGTGTACAAGGTACTTTAAATATTCAAAAAATGGGTTTGGATGGTGCTGATTTAAAGTATTTGGATAAAAACAATACTGAAATGATTAAGCCTGCTATTCAACTGAGTTTTAGTGCAGCACAGCCAATTTTAATTCGTAACTTTGGTTTTAATGCCTTATCAATTGAGCAAGATAACTTTACCAGCTCAACAACAGCGCAAGGGTCGAGCGCAAATATGTATGATTATGCATATTTCAAAAAGCCAACTTATGCAGCGACTGCTAATAGTGCGAACCAGCAAGTTGCTACAGCGACACCATCGGCATATGACCATGGACGTGAAACTGGTTTTATGGGCTTGATGATGAATGGGAACTTGGCTATTCAAGGAAAAGTCATGGTCTTTAGCTGTGATGGCAGCCATCCTCGTTGTTAA
- a CDS encoding DUF6160 family protein: MKNKNIGFWLLLASSSSVFAMQPLDDQSLAAATGQNGLNLGIQADSVKFNQVALIDTNGIASTSYNSKAGFVIAGNSTNPVPGIEFIKAAVSGNPSFNIAIDADAGGGNPFLNLAISMGNDVNGIRLLPFSVYLAPSASLSSPSDYALTSYAPKSIFSSGTTVNTGVKEIIRSSGNLDINFVSTNKPRLNIQLGHAAQSVMVKFGGAIQSICSATAGCPITLVSDNTGATFGFKFAGTNTSTGFVLDGFYAGVDSTGLTFGNTGASSKFDASLNNVTLGNIGSQNTTTFNNLPNGSMGSFGVTGVSVTDFKMKVSGF, encoded by the coding sequence ATGAAGAATAAAAATATAGGGTTCTGGCTGCTACTTGCCAGTAGTTCAAGTGTTTTTGCAATGCAGCCTTTGGATGACCAAAGCCTTGCAGCAGCGACGGGCCAAAATGGTTTAAACTTAGGTATTCAAGCTGATAGTGTTAAATTTAATCAAGTCGCGCTCATTGATACTAATGGTATTGCTTCAACGTCTTATAACAGTAAGGCTGGTTTTGTCATTGCCGGAAACTCTACTAATCCGGTTCCTGGTATAGAGTTTATTAAAGCTGCCGTATCTGGTAATCCTTCTTTTAATATTGCAATCGATGCCGACGCGGGTGGTGGGAATCCGTTTTTAAATTTAGCTATATCGATGGGGAATGATGTAAACGGTATTCGACTTTTACCTTTCTCAGTTTATTTGGCTCCAAGCGCATCTTTATCTAGTCCATCCGATTACGCACTAACGAGCTATGCACCCAAATCAATATTTAGTTCGGGAACGACAGTGAATACGGGTGTAAAAGAAATTATTCGTTCTAGTGGAAATTTGGATATTAACTTTGTATCAACCAATAAACCCCGTTTAAATATTCAACTTGGCCATGCTGCGCAGTCCGTCATGGTTAAATTTGGTGGGGCAATTCAATCTATTTGTTCTGCTACCGCGGGTTGTCCAATTACTTTAGTGTCCGATAATACAGGTGCAACATTTGGATTTAAATTTGCAGGAACAAATACCTCAACCGGTTTTGTGTTAGATGGTTTTTATGCAGGTGTTGATTCGACTGGATTAACTTTTGGAAATACAGGCGCATCTAGTAAATTTGATGCTTCACTTAACAATGTCACTTTAGGAAATATAGGGAGCCAAAATACAACAACGTTTAATAATTTACCTAATGGCTCAATGGGGAGTTTTGGTGTCACTGGCGTTTCTGTAACTGACTTTAAAATGAAAGTAAGCGGCTTTTAA
- a CDS encoding inner membrane protein YpjD has translation MISLPLVYTILALIAYTTSFWYLFIRLMSKREPNPWLFAFVVTLALLLHGTVLCHGMLTPAGINYDVFNLVSFTSWLMLLLSLIFSTFRPIVPLNLLGIPVAAIGLILGFAFSRPDQFIEQHSLGLDTHIILSLSAYAVLLMATIHAILIWFQNRELKKKQKKRFWVNLLPPIQAMESLLFDLIITGFILLTIALAFGFLTIDSFFAQHLAHKTVFSIISWFIYGSLLIGHYKLGWRGQKAIRFTLIGFVLLAIGFIGSKFVLEMILGR, from the coding sequence ATGATTAGCCTCCCCTTGGTTTACACAATTTTGGCACTCATCGCATATACCACTTCTTTCTGGTATCTGTTTATTCGTTTAATGTCAAAACGTGAACCAAACCCATGGTTATTTGCATTTGTCGTAACATTGGCACTGCTACTGCACGGTACAGTTTTATGCCATGGCATGCTGACTCCAGCTGGAATTAACTATGATGTCTTTAATTTAGTATCTTTTACATCATGGCTTATGTTGTTGTTAAGTTTAATTTTTAGTACTTTTCGTCCGATTGTACCGTTAAATTTATTAGGCATTCCTGTAGCGGCCATTGGTCTTATTTTAGGTTTCGCCTTTAGCCGACCAGATCAATTTATTGAGCAACATTCGCTAGGTCTTGATACTCATATTATTCTTTCACTTTCGGCCTATGCAGTTTTACTGATGGCAACCATACATGCGATTTTAATATGGTTCCAAAATCGTGAACTCAAAAAGAAACAAAAAAAACGTTTCTGGGTCAATTTACTCCCGCCGATTCAGGCGATGGAATCTTTACTATTTGATCTGATTATTACTGGTTTCATTTTATTAACGATTGCGCTTGCATTTGGTTTTTTAACAATTGATAGCTTCTTTGCTCAGCATCTCGCTCATAAAACCGTATTTAGTATTATTTCTTGGTTTATCTATGGCTCATTATTGATCGGCCATTACAAACTCGGATGGCGAGGTCAAAAAGCGATTCGCTTTACTTTAATCGGTTTCGTGCTTTTGGCGATTGGATTTATCGGTAGTAAATTTGTACTTGAGATGATCTTGGGTCGCTAG
- the ffh gene encoding signal recognition particle protein — MFDTLTERLTQSLRNVTGSGQLTEDNIKDTLREVRMALLEADVALPVTREFIAKVKEEALGQEVMTQLSPGQAFVKIVYDELTKMMGEANETLDLSAKPPVVVLLAGLQGAGKTTTAAKLARFLKERQKKKVMTVSADVYRPAAIKQLETVSNEVGAGFIPSDPSEKPIDIVNRAIEQAKIQFADVLIVDTAGRLHVDEDMMDEIKELHAAVKPTETLFVVDAMTGQDAANTAKAFNDALALTGVILTKTDGDARGGAALSVRAITGKPIKFLGMGEKLDALEPFHPDRVAQRILGMGDVLSLVEEVERKIDKEKAEKMAKKLQKGGSFNFEDMLMQFEQMKKMGGMMGFLDKLPGMSGAGIQQAIEQANPEKQVKKMEAIIQSMTVKERRNPDLMNPSRKKRIAAGCGMDVAEVNKLIKQQAQMAKMMKKFANPSGMSKMMRSLGNMQKQFGGGGGGMGPLFGNNDQKK; from the coding sequence ATGTTTGATACCTTAACAGAACGACTCACACAGAGTTTAAGAAATGTTACTGGCTCAGGGCAGCTGACCGAAGACAATATTAAAGATACCTTACGTGAAGTACGTATGGCACTTCTTGAAGCCGATGTCGCGTTACCTGTAACTCGTGAATTTATCGCGAAAGTTAAGGAAGAGGCATTGGGCCAAGAAGTGATGACTCAGTTATCACCAGGCCAGGCATTTGTAAAAATTGTTTATGATGAACTCACCAAGATGATGGGTGAGGCGAATGAAACACTTGATTTAAGTGCGAAACCTCCTGTTGTAGTGTTACTTGCTGGTTTACAAGGTGCAGGTAAAACAACAACTGCTGCCAAGTTGGCACGTTTCTTAAAAGAACGTCAAAAGAAAAAAGTAATGACTGTTTCTGCCGACGTTTACCGTCCGGCAGCAATTAAACAGTTAGAAACTGTTTCAAATGAAGTTGGCGCAGGCTTTATTCCTTCAGATCCTTCTGAAAAGCCAATCGATATCGTTAATCGTGCAATTGAACAGGCAAAAATCCAGTTTGCTGATGTGTTGATTGTCGATACGGCAGGTCGTTTGCATGTCGATGAAGACATGATGGACGAAATTAAAGAATTGCATGCAGCAGTTAAGCCGACTGAAACCTTGTTTGTGGTTGATGCCATGACAGGTCAGGATGCTGCAAATACAGCAAAAGCATTCAATGATGCTTTAGCACTTACAGGTGTAATTCTTACTAAAACTGATGGTGATGCACGTGGTGGTGCTGCGCTTTCTGTGCGTGCCATTACTGGTAAGCCAATCAAGTTCTTAGGTATGGGGGAGAAGCTTGATGCTTTAGAACCATTCCATCCTGACCGTGTTGCTCAACGTATTTTAGGTATGGGTGACGTACTTTCTTTAGTCGAAGAAGTTGAACGCAAAATCGACAAAGAAAAAGCCGAAAAAATGGCGAAAAAATTGCAAAAAGGCGGTAGCTTCAACTTTGAAGATATGCTGATGCAATTTGAGCAAATGAAAAAAATGGGCGGCATGATGGGCTTCTTAGATAAGTTGCCTGGCATGAGCGGTGCAGGAATTCAACAAGCGATTGAGCAAGCGAACCCTGAAAAACAAGTCAAGAAGATGGAAGCTATTATCCAGTCAATGACTGTTAAAGAGCGCCGTAATCCGGACCTAATGAACCCAAGTCGTAAAAAACGTATTGCGGCAGGTTGCGGTATGGATGTTGCTGAAGTGAACAAACTTATTAAGCAACAAGCGCAAATGGCTAAAATGATGAAGAAATTTGCGAATCCATCTGGTATGAGCAAAATGATGCGTTCATTAGGCAATATGCAAAAGCAATTCGGCGGCGGTGGCGGCGGAATGGGACCACTCTTTGGTAACAATGACCAAAAGAAATAA
- the coaX gene encoding pantothenate kinase, producing the protein MKSLWLDIGNTRLKYWITENQQTIEHAAELHLQSPADLLLGLIQHFKHQGLHRIGISSVLDTENNQRIQQILKWLEIPVIFAKVHSEYAGLQCGYEVPSQLGIDRWLQVLAVAQADENYCIIGCGTALTIDLTQGKQHLGGYILPNLYLQRDALIQNTKGIKIPDSAFDNLNPGNNTVDAVHHGILLGLISTIENIMQQSPKKLLLTGGDAPLFAKFLQKYDPAVETDLLLKGLQQYIAHYPKD; encoded by the coding sequence ATGAAAAGTTTATGGCTTGATATCGGAAACACTCGTCTAAAATACTGGATTACTGAAAATCAGCAAACTATTGAGCATGCAGCCGAGCTACATTTACAGTCTCCTGCCGATTTATTACTGGGATTAATCCAACACTTTAAACATCAAGGTCTGCATCGAATTGGAATTTCATCGGTACTCGATACTGAAAACAACCAACGTATTCAGCAGATTTTAAAATGGCTTGAAATTCCTGTGATCTTTGCCAAAGTTCATTCAGAATATGCAGGCTTACAGTGTGGTTATGAAGTACCAAGCCAGCTCGGTATTGATCGCTGGTTACAAGTCTTAGCTGTAGCTCAAGCAGATGAAAATTATTGCATTATTGGATGTGGTACAGCGCTCACAATTGACCTAACGCAAGGTAAACAACATTTAGGAGGTTACATCCTTCCTAATTTATATTTGCAGCGCGATGCTCTTATTCAAAATACCAAAGGCATTAAAATTCCAGACTCTGCTTTCGATAACCTAAACCCAGGCAATAACACCGTTGATGCAGTACACCACGGTATTTTATTAGGCCTCATTAGTACCATCGAAAATATTATGCAGCAATCTCCTAAAAAGCTGCTGCTGACTGGTGGCGATGCTCCTCTTTTTGCCAAGTTCTTACAAAAATATGATCCTGCTGTAGAAACCGATCTTTTGCTCAAAGGATTACAGCAATATATTGCCCATTACCCTAAAGACTAA
- a CDS encoding DUF6160 family protein, which yields MKKNKENHSSKFILNALTTSMLLVSGHVFALEALTDADLSAVNGQDGISIQTTFNEINIDNAYWDDHAGTSSSADQVLRAQAGGIKVQKSNASSQPLSTNYRLDVGSNPTTGKTGLDFSMQSSPSLITVNSFKVCNNSATCSPTMGQLAIQTTSPLNLALTTQDGLFNTNSQSSMTLGINNANIYLGQVDARSQLNQLILRNFNFNFVGKGAMLIDPTRGVVLQTNTGTNVASVGQTPNSTYGYVDFNRVADSASGLTAGTYVDSSGKVTNSGLNIEVMLSSNVDKTNPYALDATNSPQNAKGLIRLGASGRMVNSYLQVRGMDGTSNTTILGTANTASGTSSSNSILGNSGIAFRMKGEFTKDNDSMLGSDGKATTLEIGGAGLNAYGFEFGNLTGLNSATRGYFDSGNIYLNLADTKTLLMPNNATLNAIRLGSSTLTTAADYQHNIHRDTVTNPFSLILAMRGAEFQAFSRRGRFTTSANVAAANQFADNGANNQWGLALPFYNLNANAAVYGLDAPANSAYYYTKDANGKPVRNVVATSGTTSRLGIGIAAGTTGRDATGTKTTSILLIDGSPNANNGGSPTDYYMGLRNIDMFVKGNGSIGLENGSLNISLKEMLLALSTEIAAGYLPGAKYKTCPATGSCTSPIDNFAKNNDVLFGLKLRLGGDLNLSIVPNSSIADGSALTVLGDFTMPATATGNTVQISDPIDGSAIGFDNITGKLAFNTALVVGKDTASGLGKVGVNTAVYFNPDKSIDGALRVKDINFYPPSTGAGARLGELAITGGRLNSSFSIVPRNGAFN from the coding sequence ATGAAAAAAAATAAAGAAAATCACAGCTCAAAGTTTATTTTAAACGCATTAACAACCAGCATGTTGTTAGTGAGCGGACATGTTTTTGCTTTAGAAGCTTTAACAGATGCTGATTTGAGTGCTGTTAATGGACAAGATGGAATTTCGATTCAAACGACGTTCAATGAAATCAATATTGATAATGCTTACTGGGATGATCATGCAGGTACATCTAGCAGTGCTGATCAGGTCTTAAGAGCACAAGCAGGCGGGATAAAAGTTCAAAAAAGTAATGCATCTAGTCAACCTTTAAGTACAAATTATCGGTTAGATGTTGGGAGCAATCCAACTACGGGTAAAACTGGACTCGACTTTTCTATGCAAAGCAGTCCATCACTCATTACTGTAAATAGTTTTAAAGTATGTAATAACTCTGCTACTTGCTCACCGACAATGGGGCAGTTGGCTATTCAAACGACTTCTCCACTAAATTTGGCACTTACCACCCAAGATGGTCTATTTAATACAAATAGTCAGTCAAGCATGACGCTCGGTATTAATAATGCCAATATTTATTTAGGGCAAGTGGATGCGCGCAGCCAGTTAAATCAATTAATTTTAAGAAATTTTAACTTTAATTTTGTTGGTAAAGGGGCAATGTTGATTGACCCAACTCGTGGCGTAGTTTTACAGACAAATACTGGAACTAACGTCGCTAGCGTAGGGCAAACGCCGAATAGTACCTATGGCTATGTTGATTTTAACCGTGTAGCAGATTCAGCTTCTGGTTTAACTGCAGGTACATATGTAGATAGCAGTGGGAAAGTAACTAATTCAGGCCTGAATATTGAGGTCATGCTAAGTTCCAATGTCGATAAAACAAATCCTTATGCTTTAGATGCAACCAATAGTCCACAAAATGCGAAAGGTTTGATTCGTTTAGGTGCTAGCGGACGTATGGTAAATAGTTATTTACAAGTCCGTGGTATGGATGGTACTTCAAATACAACAATATTAGGTACGGCAAATACCGCTTCAGGTACCAGTTCAAGTAATAGCATTTTAGGTAATTCTGGAATTGCCTTTCGTATGAAAGGTGAGTTCACTAAAGATAATGACTCAATGCTAGGTTCAGATGGTAAAGCAACCACGTTAGAAATAGGTGGAGCAGGTCTGAATGCTTATGGTTTCGAATTTGGTAATTTAACAGGTCTTAACTCAGCTACTCGCGGATATTTCGACAGCGGAAATATTTATTTAAATCTCGCTGATACAAAAACATTATTAATGCCAAACAACGCGACTTTAAATGCAATTCGTTTAGGATCAAGCACTTTAACGACAGCTGCTGATTATCAGCATAATATTCACCGTGATACGGTGACTAATCCATTTAGTTTAATTCTTGCGATGCGTGGAGCTGAGTTTCAGGCATTTTCAAGACGCGGTCGTTTTACGACAAGTGCAAATGTCGCGGCTGCCAATCAGTTTGCAGACAATGGTGCAAATAACCAGTGGGGCTTAGCCTTACCTTTTTATAACTTAAATGCTAATGCTGCTGTATATGGTTTAGATGCACCTGCAAATAGTGCTTATTACTATACCAAAGATGCAAATGGTAAGCCTGTTCGAAATGTTGTGGCGACCTCTGGAACGACTTCGCGTTTAGGTATCGGTATTGCTGCTGGAACTACGGGACGTGATGCGACTGGAACCAAAACAACCTCAATTTTATTAATTGATGGTTCTCCAAATGCTAATAATGGCGGTAGTCCTACTGATTATTACATGGGATTACGTAATATCGATATGTTCGTTAAAGGCAATGGAAGTATCGGTTTGGAAAATGGCAGTCTCAATATTAGTTTAAAAGAGATGCTACTTGCTTTATCAACAGAAATTGCAGCAGGTTATTTACCGGGAGCTAAATATAAAACTTGTCCAGCGACAGGTTCCTGTACTTCACCTATTGATAATTTTGCCAAAAATAATGATGTCTTATTTGGTTTAAAACTACGCTTAGGTGGTGATCTTAACTTATCGATTGTGCCAAATAGTTCAATTGCAGATGGTAGTGCTTTAACTGTACTGGGTGATTTTACAATGCCTGCGACCGCAACTGGAAATACGGTTCAAATTAGTGATCCGATTGATGGTTCTGCAATTGGCTTTGATAATATTACCGGAAAGCTAGCGTTTAATACTGCTTTGGTTGTGGGTAAAGATACAGCAAGTGGTTTAGGTAAAGTTGGCGTAAATACGGCGGTTTATTTTAACCCTGATAAGAGTATTGATGGCGCATTACGTGTTAAAGATATTAATTTCTATCCGCCTTCAACAGGAGCTGGAGCGCGTTTAGGTGAGCTTGCAATTACTGGTGGACGTTTAAATAGTAGCTTTAGTATTGTGCCTAGAAATGGCGCCTTTAACTAA